In one window of Apium graveolens chloroplast, complete genome DNA:
- the ndhC gene encoding NdhC encodes MFLLYEYDLFWAFLIISSLIPILAFFVSGVLAPINKGPEKLSSYESGIEPMGNAWLQFRIRYYMFALVFVVFDVETVFLYPWAMSFDVLGVSVFVEALIFVLILIVGLVYAWRKGALEWS; translated from the coding sequence ATGTTTCTGCTTTACGAATATGATCTTTTTTGGGCATTTCTAATAATATCAAGTCTTATTCCTATTTTGGCATTTTTCGTTTCCGGAGTTTTAGCCCCGATTAACAAAGGGCCTGAGAAACTTTCTAGTTATGAATCGGGTATAGAACCAATGGGCAACGCTTGGTTACAATTTCGAATCCGTTATTATATGTTTGCTCTAGTTTTTGTTGTTTTTGATGTTGAAACGGTTTTTCTTTATCCATGGGCAATGAGTTTCGATGTATTAGGTGTATCTGTATTTGTAGAAGCTTTAATTTTCGTGCTTATCTTAATTGTTGGTTTAGTTTATGCATGGCGAAAGGGAGCATTGGAATGGTCTTAG
- the atpE gene encoding AtpE, with product MTLNLCVLTPNRTVWNSKVNEIILSTNSGQIGVLPNHASVATAVDIGILKIRLDGQWLTMALMGGFARIGNNEITVLVNDAEKGSDIDSQEARQTLEIAEANLRKAEGKRQKIEANLALRRARTRVETINEISELVGVSE from the coding sequence ATGACCTTAAATCTTTGTGTACTGACCCCTAATCGAACCGTTTGGAATTCAAAAGTGAACGAAATCATTTTATCTACTAATAGTGGTCAAATTGGCGTATTACCAAATCACGCCTCTGTTGCTACAGCTGTCGATATAGGTATTTTGAAAATACGTCTTGACGGCCAATGGTTAACGATGGCTTTGATGGGAGGTTTTGCTAGAATAGGTAATAATGAGATCACTGTTTTAGTAAATGATGCGGAGAAAGGTAGTGACATCGATTCACAAGAAGCCCGGCAAACTCTTGAAATAGCAGAAGCTAATTTAAGAAAAGCTGAAGGAAAGAGACAAAAAATTGAGGCAAATCTAGCTCTCCGACGAGCTAGGACACGAGTCGAAACGATCAATGAGATTTCGGAACTAGTTGGTGTGTCCGAATAA
- the atpB gene encoding AtpB: MRINPTTSSSGASTLEKKNLGNITQIIGPVLDVAFPPGKMPNIYNALVVKGRDTAGQQINVTCEVQQLLGNNRVRAVAMSATDGLTRGMEVIDTGAPLSVPVGGTTLGRIFNVLGEPVDNLGSVDTSTTSPIHRSAPAFIQLDTKLSIFETGIKVVDLLAPYRRGGKIGLFGGAGVGKTVLIMELINNIAKAHGGVSVFGGVGERTREGNDLYMEMKESGVINEKNIAESKVALVYGQMNEPPGARMRVGLTALTMAEYFRDVNEQDVLLFIDNIFRFVQAGSEVSALLGRMPSAVGYQPTLSTEMGTLQERITSTKEGSITSIQAVYVPADDLTDPAPATTFAHLDATTVLSRGLAAKGIYPAVDPLDSTSTMLQPRIVGEDHYETAQRVKQTLQRYKELQDIIAILGLDELSEEDRLTVARARKIERFLSQPFFVAEVFTGSPGKYVGLAETIRGFRLILSGELDSLPEQAFYLVGNIDEATAKAMNLEMESNSKK; encoded by the coding sequence ATGAGAATAAATCCTACTACTTCTAGTTCGGGGGCTTCCACGCTTGAAAAAAAAAACCTCGGGAATATCACCCAAATCATTGGTCCGGTACTAGATGTAGCTTTTCCACCGGGCAAGATGCCTAATATTTATAACGCTCTGGTAGTTAAGGGTCGAGATACTGCTGGTCAACAAATTAATGTTACTTGTGAGGTACAGCAATTACTAGGAAACAATCGAGTTAGGGCTGTGGCTATGAGTGCTACAGATGGTCTAACGAGAGGAATGGAAGTGATTGATACGGGAGCTCCTCTAAGTGTTCCGGTTGGTGGAACGACTCTTGGACGAATTTTCAACGTACTCGGAGAGCCCGTTGATAATTTAGGGTCTGTAGATACTAGCACAACATCTCCTATTCATAGATCTGCGCCCGCCTTTATACAGTTAGATACAAAATTATCTATTTTTGAAACGGGAATTAAAGTAGTAGATCTTTTAGCCCCTTATCGTCGTGGAGGAAAAATTGGACTATTCGGGGGGGCTGGAGTGGGTAAAACAGTCCTCATTATGGAATTGATTAACAATATTGCCAAGGCTCATGGGGGTGTATCTGTATTTGGCGGAGTAGGTGAACGTACTCGTGAAGGAAATGATCTTTACATGGAAATGAAAGAATCCGGGGTGATTAATGAAAAAAATATTGCAGAATCAAAAGTGGCTCTAGTTTACGGTCAGATGAATGAACCGCCGGGAGCTCGTATGAGAGTTGGTTTGACTGCCCTCACCATGGCTGAATATTTTCGAGATGTTAATGAACAAGACGTACTTCTATTTATTGACAATATTTTCCGTTTCGTCCAAGCAGGATCTGAAGTATCCGCCTTATTGGGTAGAATGCCTTCCGCTGTGGGTTATCAACCTACCCTTAGTACCGAAATGGGTACGTTACAAGAAAGAATTACTTCGACCAAAGAGGGGTCCATAACTTCTATTCAAGCAGTTTATGTACCTGCAGACGATTTGACCGACCCTGCTCCTGCTACGACATTTGCACATTTGGATGCTACTACTGTACTATCAAGAGGATTAGCCGCCAAAGGTATCTATCCAGCAGTAGATCCTTTAGATTCAACGTCAACTATGCTCCAACCCCGGATTGTTGGTGAGGACCATTATGAAACTGCCCAAAGAGTTAAGCAAACTTTACAACGTTACAAAGAACTTCAGGACATTATAGCTATTCTGGGGTTGGACGAATTATCCGAAGAGGATCGCTTAACCGTAGCAAGAGCGCGAAAAATTGAGCGTTTCTTATCACAACCCTTTTTCGTAGCAGAAGTTTTTACAGGTTCTCCAGGAAAATATGTTGGTTTAGCAGAAACAATTAGAGGGTTTCGGTTGATCCTTTCCGGAGAATTAGACAGTCTTCCTGAACAGGCCTTTTATTTGGTAGGTAACATTGATGAAGCTACCGCGAAGGCTATGAACTTAGAAATGGAGAGCAATTCGAAAAAATGA
- the rbcL gene encoding ribulose-1,5-bisphosphate carboxylase/oxygenase large subunit, with protein MSPQTETKAGVGFKAGVKDYKLTYYTPEYETKDTDILAAFRVSPQPGVPPEEAGAAVAAESSTGTWTTVWTDGLTSLDRYKGRCYGIEPVAGEENQYIAYVAYPLDLFEEGSVTNMFTSIVGNVFGFKALRALRLEDLRIPVAYVKTFQGPPHGIQVERDKLNKYGRPLLGCTIKPKLGLSAKNYGRAVYECLRGGLDFTKDDENVNSQPFMRWRDRFLFCAEAIYKAQAETGEIKGHYLNATAGTCEEMMKRAIFARELGVPIVMHDYLTGGFTANTSLAHYCRDNGLLLHIHRAMHAVIDRQKNHGIHFRVLAKALRMSGGDHIHSGTVVGKLEGERDITLGFVDLLRDDFIEKDRSRGIYFTQDWVSLPGVLPVASGGIHVWHMPALTEIFGDDSVLQFGGGTLGHPWGNAPGAVANRVALEACVQARNEGRDLASEGNEIIREATKWSPELAAACEVWKEIKFEFQAMDTL; from the coding sequence ATGTCACCACAAACAGAGACTAAAGCAGGTGTTGGATTCAAAGCTGGGGTTAAAGATTACAAATTGACTTATTATACTCCTGAATATGAAACCAAAGATACTGATATCTTGGCAGCATTCCGAGTAAGTCCTCAACCTGGAGTTCCACCTGAAGAAGCGGGGGCCGCGGTAGCTGCCGAATCTTCTACTGGTACATGGACCACTGTGTGGACCGATGGACTTACCAGTCTTGATCGTTACAAAGGGCGCTGCTACGGAATCGAGCCCGTTGCTGGAGAAGAAAATCAATATATCGCTTATGTAGCTTACCCATTAGACCTTTTTGAAGAAGGTTCTGTTACTAACATGTTTACTTCCATTGTAGGTAATGTATTTGGGTTCAAAGCCCTGCGCGCTCTACGTCTGGAAGATCTGCGAATCCCCGTTGCTTATGTTAAAACTTTCCAAGGACCGCCTCATGGCATCCAAGTTGAGAGAGATAAATTGAACAAGTATGGTCGTCCCCTGTTGGGATGTACTATTAAACCTAAATTGGGGTTATCCGCTAAAAACTACGGTAGAGCGGTTTATGAATGTCTCCGCGGTGGACTTGATTTTACCAAAGACGATGAGAATGTAAACTCCCAACCATTTATGCGTTGGAGAGATCGTTTCTTATTTTGTGCCGAAGCAATTTATAAAGCACAGGCTGAAACTGGTGAAATCAAAGGGCATTACTTGAATGCTACTGCGGGTACATGTGAAGAAATGATGAAAAGGGCTATATTTGCCAGAGAATTGGGAGTTCCTATCGTAATGCATGATTACTTAACAGGGGGATTCACTGCAAATACTAGCTTAGCCCATTATTGCCGAGATAATGGCCTACTTCTTCACATCCACCGCGCAATGCATGCAGTTATTGATAGACAGAAGAATCATGGTATACACTTCCGTGTACTAGCTAAAGCGCTACGTATGTCTGGTGGAGATCATATTCACTCCGGTACCGTAGTAGGTAAACTTGAAGGGGAAAGAGACATCACTCTGGGCTTTGTCGATTTACTGCGTGATGATTTCATTGAAAAAGATCGAAGTCGCGGTATTTATTTCACCCAAGATTGGGTCTCTCTACCAGGCGTTCTACCCGTTGCTTCGGGGGGTATTCACGTTTGGCATATGCCTGCTCTGACCGAGATCTTTGGGGATGATTCCGTACTACAGTTCGGTGGAGGAACTTTAGGACACCCTTGGGGAAATGCACCCGGTGCCGTAGCTAATCGAGTAGCTCTAGAAGCATGTGTACAAGCTCGTAATGAGGGGCGTGATCTTGCTAGTGAAGGGAATGAAATTATCCGTGAGGCTACTAAATGGAGCCCCGAACTAGCTGCTGCTTGTGAAGTATGGAAGGAGATCAAATTCGAATTTCAAGCAATGGATACTTTGTAA
- the accD gene encoding AccD, with product MERRWFNSILFKKEFEHRCGLSKSTGGLGPIENTSESEDPNRNDMKKNSHIWGSHDNSSYSNVDYLFGVKDIRNFTSDETFLVMDRNGNSYSIYFDIENHIFEIDSGHFFQSELESSFSSYWNFSYLNNGSNNDDPRDDHYMDDTQYSWNNHINSCIDIYLESQIFNDTYIVSGSDNSSNSYISRSVCGESKGSDISTSTNGSTIIESSNDLDVTQKYRHLWVQCENCYGLNYKKILKSKLNLCEQCGYHLKMSSSDRIELSIDPETWDAMDEDMVSLDPIEFHSEEEPYKDRIDSYQRKTGLTEAVQTGIGQLNGIPIALGVMDFQFMGGSMGSVVGEKITRLIEYATNKFLPLIIVCASGGARMQEGSLSLMQMAKISSALYDYQSNKKLFYVPILTSPTTGGVTASFGMLGDIIIAEPNAYIAFAGKRVIEQTLNKTVPEGSQAAEYLFQKGLFDLIVPRNLLKSVLSELFQLHAFFPLNQNSIEH from the coding sequence ATGGAAAGACGGTGGTTCAATTCAATACTATTTAAGAAAGAGTTCGAACACAGGTGTGGTCTAAGTAAATCAACGGGCGGTCTTGGTCCTATTGAAAATACCAGTGAAAGTGAAGATCCGAATAGAAATGATATGAAGAAAAATAGTCATATTTGGGGTAGTCATGACAATTCTAGTTACAGCAATGTTGATTATTTATTCGGCGTCAAGGACATTCGGAATTTCACCTCTGATGAAACTTTTTTAGTTATGGATAGGAATGGGAACAGTTATTCCATATATTTTGATATTGAAAATCATATTTTCGAGATTGATAGTGGTCATTTTTTTCAGAGTGAACTAGAAAGTTCTTTTTCTAGTTATTGGAATTTTAGTTATCTAAATAATGGATCTAATAATGACGATCCTCGCGATGATCATTACATGGATGATACTCAATATAGTTGGAATAATCACATTAATAGTTGTATTGACATTTATCTTGAGTCTCAAATCTTTAATGATACGTACATTGTAAGTGGTAGTGACAATTCCAGTAACAGTTACATTTCTCGTTCCGTTTGTGGTGAAAGTAAGGGGTCCGATATAAGTACCAGCACGAATGGTAGCACTATAATAGAAAGTTCCAATGATCTGGATGTAACTCAAAAATACAGACATTTGTGGGTTCAATGTGAAAATTGTTATGGATTAAATTATAAGAAAATTTTAAAATCAAAACTGAATCTTTGTGAACAATGTGGATATCATTTGAAAATGAGTAGTTCAGATAGAATCGAACTTTCGATCGATCCGGAAACTTGGGATGCTATGGATGAAGACATGGTTTCTTTGGATCCCATTGAATTTCATTCGGAAGAGGAGCCTTATAAAGATCGTATCGATTCTTATCAACGAAAGACAGGATTAACTGAAGCCGTTCAAACAGGCATAGGCCAATTAAACGGTATTCCCATAGCACTTGGGGTTATGGATTTTCAGTTTATGGGGGGTAGTATGGGATCCGTGGTTGGGGAGAAAATAACCCGTTTGATTGAGTACGCTACTAACAAATTTCTCCCTCTTATTATAGTATGTGCTTCCGGGGGGGCGCGTATGCAAGAGGGAAGTTTGAGTTTAATGCAAATGGCTAAAATTTCTTCTGCTTTATATGATTATCAATCAAATAAAAAGTTATTCTATGTACCAATTCTTACATCTCCTACTACAGGGGGGGTGACTGCGAGTTTTGGTATGTTGGGAGATATCATTATTGCCGAACCCAATGCCTATATTGCATTTGCGGGTAAAAGAGTAATTGAACAAACATTGAATAAAACAGTACCTGAGGGTTCACAGGCGGCTGAATATTTATTCCAGAAGGGCTTATTCGATCTAATCGTACCACGTAATCTTTTAAAAAGCGTTCTGAGTGAGTTATTTCAGCTCCACGCTTTCTTTCCTTTGAATCAAAATTCAATAGAGCATTAA
- the psaI gene encoding PsaI yields the protein MTTFDFPSVLVPLVGLVFPAMAMASLFLHVQKNKTV from the coding sequence ATGACAACTTTCGACTTTCCCTCTGTTTTGGTGCCTTTAGTAGGCTTAGTATTTCCGGCAATGGCAATGGCTTCTTTATTTCTTCATGTTCAAAAAAATAAGACTGTTTAG
- the ycf4 gene encoding Ycf4, with protein sequence MSCRSEHIWIQPITGSRKTSNFCWAIILFLGSLGFLLVGTSSYLGRNLISLFPSQQILFFPQGIVMSFYGIAGLFISSYLWCTISWNVGGGYDRFDRKEGMVCIFRWGFPGKNRRIFLRFLIKDIQSVRIEVKEGIYARRVLYMDIRGQGAIPLTRTDENVTPREIEQKAAELAYFLRVPIEVF encoded by the coding sequence ATGAGTTGTCGATCAGAACATATATGGATACAACCTATAACGGGGTCGCGAAAAACAAGTAATTTCTGCTGGGCCATTATCCTTTTTTTAGGTTCATTAGGATTCTTATTGGTTGGAACTTCCAGTTATCTTGGGAGAAACTTGATATCTTTATTTCCGTCTCAGCAAATCCTTTTTTTTCCACAAGGGATTGTGATGTCTTTCTATGGGATCGCGGGTCTCTTTATTAGCTCCTATTTGTGGTGCACAATTTCGTGGAATGTAGGGGGTGGTTATGATCGATTCGATAGAAAAGAAGGAATGGTGTGTATTTTTCGTTGGGGATTCCCTGGAAAAAATCGTCGCATCTTCCTCCGATTTCTTATAAAGGATATTCAGTCCGTCAGAATAGAAGTTAAAGAGGGTATTTATGCTCGCCGTGTCCTTTATATGGATATCAGGGGCCAGGGGGCCATTCCCTTGACTCGTACTGATGAGAATGTTACTCCGCGGGAAATCGAACAAAAAGCTGCCGAATTGGCCTATTTCTTGCGTGTACCGATTGAAGTATTTTGA
- the cemA gene encoding CemA translates to MSKKKAFNPLLYLASIVFLPWWISLSFNKSLESWVTYWWNTRQSEIFLNDIQEKNIIEKFIELEEILLLEEMIKEYSETHLQNLRIGIHKETLQLIKIHNEDHIHTILHFSTNIICFVILSGYSILGNKELVILNSWAQEFLYNLSDTIKAFSILLLTDLCIGFHSPHGWELMIGFVYKDFGFAHNDQIISGLVSTFPVILDTLFKFWIFRYLNRVSPSLVVIYHSMND, encoded by the coding sequence ATGTCAAAAAAGAAAGCATTCAACCCTCTTTTATATCTTGCATCTATAGTATTTTTGCCCTGGTGGATTTCTCTCTCATTTAATAAAAGTCTGGAATCTTGGGTTACTTATTGGTGGAATACTAGGCAATCTGAAATTTTTTTGAATGATATTCAAGAAAAAAATATTATAGAAAAATTCATAGAATTGGAGGAAATCCTTCTTTTGGAGGAAATGATCAAGGAATACTCGGAAACACATCTACAAAACCTTCGTATAGGAATCCACAAAGAAACGCTCCAATTAATCAAGATACACAATGAGGATCATATCCATACGATTTTGCACTTCTCGACAAATATAATATGTTTCGTTATTCTAAGTGGTTATTCAATTTTGGGTAATAAAGAACTTGTTATTCTTAACTCTTGGGCTCAGGAATTCCTATATAACTTAAGTGACACAATAAAGGCTTTTTCTATTCTTTTATTAACAGATTTATGTATCGGATTCCATTCGCCCCATGGTTGGGAACTAATGATTGGCTTTGTCTACAAAGATTTTGGATTTGCTCATAATGATCAAATTATATCTGGTCTTGTTTCTACTTTTCCAGTCATTCTAGATACTCTATTTAAATTTTGGATTTTTCGTTATTTAAATCGTGTTTCTCCGTCCCTTGTAGTGATTTATCATTCAATGAATGATTAA
- the petA gene encoding PetA translates to MQTRKTFSWIKEQITRSISVSLMIYIITRPSISSAYPIFAQQGYENPREATGRIVCANCHLANKPVDIEVPQTVLPDTVFEAVVRIPYDMQLKQVLANGKKGALNVGAVLILPEGFELAPADRISPELKEKIGNLSFQSYRPNKKNILVIGPVPGQKYSEITFPILSPDPATTKEVHFLKYPIYVGGNRGRGQIYPDGSKSNNTVYNATSAGIVGKIIRKEKGGYEITIADASDGRQVVDIIPPGPELLVSEGESIKLDQPLTSNPNVGGFGQGDAEIVLQDPLRVQGLLFFLASVILAQIFLVLKKKQFEKVQLSEMNF, encoded by the coding sequence ATGCAAACTAGAAAGACTTTTTCTTGGATAAAGGAACAAATTACTCGATCCATTTCCGTATCGCTCATGATATATATCATAACCCGGCCATCCATTTCAAGTGCATATCCCATTTTTGCACAGCAGGGTTATGAAAATCCGCGAGAAGCGACTGGTCGTATTGTATGTGCCAACTGCCATTTAGCTAATAAGCCCGTGGATATTGAAGTTCCACAAACGGTACTTCCAGATACTGTATTTGAAGCAGTTGTTCGAATCCCTTATGATATGCAACTAAAACAAGTTCTTGCTAATGGTAAAAAGGGTGCTTTGAATGTAGGGGCTGTTCTTATTTTACCAGAGGGTTTTGAATTAGCTCCTGCCGATCGGATTTCCCCCGAGCTAAAAGAAAAGATAGGCAATCTGTCTTTTCAGAGCTATCGCCCCAATAAAAAAAATATTCTTGTGATAGGCCCTGTTCCTGGTCAGAAATATAGTGAAATAACCTTTCCGATCCTTTCCCCGGACCCCGCTACTACGAAAGAGGTTCACTTCTTAAAATATCCTATATATGTAGGCGGAAACAGGGGAAGGGGCCAGATTTATCCCGACGGGAGCAAAAGTAACAATACAGTTTATAATGCTACATCAGCAGGTATAGTAGGTAAAATAATACGAAAAGAAAAAGGGGGTTACGAAATAACCATAGCGGATGCATCGGATGGACGTCAAGTGGTTGATATTATCCCTCCAGGGCCAGAACTTCTTGTTTCAGAAGGCGAATCTATCAAATTGGATCAACCGTTGACGAGTAATCCTAATGTGGGCGGATTTGGTCAGGGAGATGCAGAAATAGTACTTCAAGATCCCTTACGTGTCCAAGGCCTTTTGTTCTTCTTGGCATCTGTTATTTTGGCACAAATCTTTTTGGTTCTTAAAAAGAAACAGTTCGAGAAGGTTCAATTGTCAGAAATGAATTTCTAG
- the psbJ gene encoding PsbJ: MADTTGRIPLWIIGTVAGILVIGLIGIFFYGSYSGLGSSL, encoded by the coding sequence ATGGCTGATACTACTGGAAGGATTCCTCTTTGGATAATAGGTACTGTAGCTGGTATTCTTGTGATCGGTTTAATAGGTATTTTCTTTTATGGTTCATATTCTGGATTGGGTTCATCTCTGTAG
- the psbL gene encoding PsbL: MTQSNPNEQNVELNRTSLYWGLLLIFVLAVLFSNYFFN; encoded by the coding sequence ATGACACAATCAAACCCGAACGAACAAAATGTTGAATTGAATCGTACCAGCCTCTACTGGGGGTTATTACTCATTTTTGTACTTGCTGTTTTATTTTCCAATTATTTCTTCAATTAA
- the psbF gene encoding PsbF: MTIDRTYPIFTVRWLAVHGLAVPTVSFLGSISAMQFIQR, encoded by the coding sequence ATGACCATAGATCGAACCTATCCAATTTTTACAGTGCGATGGTTGGCTGTTCACGGCCTAGCTGTACCTACCGTTTCTTTTTTGGGGTCAATATCAGCAATGCAGTTCATCCAACGATAA
- the psbE gene encoding PsbE, producing the protein MSGSTGERSFADIITSIRYWVIHSITIPSLFIAGWLFVSTGLAYDVFGSPRPNEYFTENRQGIPLITGRFDPLEQLDEFSRSF; encoded by the coding sequence ATGTCTGGAAGCACAGGAGAACGTTCTTTTGCTGATATTATTACCAGTATTCGCTACTGGGTCATTCATAGCATTACTATACCTTCCCTATTCATTGCGGGTTGGTTATTCGTCAGTACCGGTTTAGCGTACGATGTGTTTGGAAGCCCTCGGCCAAACGAGTATTTCACAGAGAACCGACAAGGAATTCCATTAATAACTGGCCGTTTTGATCCTTTGGAACAACTCGATGAATTTAGTAGATCTTTTTAG
- the petL gene encoding PetL — MPTITSYFGFLLAALTVTSALFIGLSKIRLI; from the coding sequence ATGCCTACTATAACTAGTTATTTTGGTTTTCTACTAGCGGCTTTAACGGTAACCTCAGCTCTATTTATTGGTCTGAGCAAGATACGACTTATCTGA
- the petG gene encoding PetG: protein MIEVFLFGIVLGLIPVTLAGLFVTAYLQYRRGDQSDL, encoded by the coding sequence ATGATTGAAGTTTTTCTATTTGGAATCGTGTTAGGTTTAATTCCTGTTACTTTGGCTGGATTATTCGTAACTGCATATTTACAATATAGGCGTGGTGATCAATCGGACCTTTGA
- the psaJ gene encoding PsaJ, whose translation MRDLKTYLSVAPVLSTLWFGSLAGLLIEINRFFPDALTFPFF comes from the coding sequence ATGCGAGATCTAAAAACATATCTTTCCGTGGCACCGGTATTAAGTACTCTATGGTTCGGGTCTTTAGCAGGTCTATTGATAGAGATTAATCGTTTTTTCCCAGATGCGTTGACATTCCCCTTTTTTTGA
- the rpl33 gene encoding ribosomal protein L33 — translation MAKGKDARITVILECTSCVRNGVNKVSTGISRYITEKNRHNTPNRLELRKFCPFCYKHMIHGEIKK, via the coding sequence ATGGCCAAGGGGAAAGATGCCCGAATAACGGTTATTTTGGAATGTACCAGTTGTGTTCGAAACGGTGTTAATAAGGTATCAACGGGTATTTCCAGATATATTACTGAAAAGAATCGTCACAACACGCCTAATCGATTGGAATTGAGAAAATTCTGTCCATTTTGTTACAAACATATGATTCATGGGGAGATAAAGAAATAG
- the rps18 gene encoding ribosomal protein S18, giving the protein MDKSKRPLLKSKRSFRRRLPPIQSGDRIDYRNMSLISRFISEQGKILSRRVNRLTLKQQRLITIAIKQARILSLLPFLNNEKQFERTESTTRTAGLRSRNK; this is encoded by the coding sequence ATGGATAAATCCAAGCGGCCTCTTCTTAAATCCAAGCGATCTTTTCGTAGGCGTTTGCCCCCGATTCAATCGGGGGATCGAATTGATTATAGAAACATGAGTTTAATTAGTCGATTTATTAGCGAACAAGGAAAAATATTATCTAGACGGGTGAATAGATTGACCTTGAAACAACAACGATTAATTACTATTGCTATAAAACAAGCTCGTATTTTATCTTTGTTACCTTTTCTGAATAATGAGAAACAGTTTGAAAGAACCGAGTCGACCACCAGAACTGCGGGTCTTCGATCCAGAAATAAATAG
- the rpl20 gene encoding ribosomal protein L20, which yields MTRIRRGNIARRRRTKIRLFASSFRGAHSRLTRTITQQKIRALVSSHRDRDKQKRNFRRLWITRINAVIREIGVSYSYSRLIHDLYKKQVLLNRKILAQIAISNKNCLYMISNEIIKEVDWKESTGII from the coding sequence ATGACCAGAATTAGACGGGGAAATATAGCTCGGAGACGTAGAACAAAAATTCGTTTATTTGCATCAAGCTTTCGAGGGGCTCATTCAAGACTTACTAGAACAATTACTCAACAGAAAATAAGAGCTTTGGTTTCGTCGCATCGGGATAGGGATAAGCAAAAGAGAAATTTTCGCCGTTTGTGGATCACTCGAATAAACGCAGTAATTCGGGAAATAGGGGTATCCTATAGTTATAGTAGATTAATACACGACCTATATAAGAAACAGGTGCTTCTTAATCGTAAAATACTTGCACAAATAGCTATATCGAATAAAAATTGTCTTTATATGATTTCCAATGAGATCATAAAAGAAGTAGATTGGAAAGAATCCACCGGAATAATTTAA
- the clpP gene encoding ClpP, with product MPIGVPKVPFRSPGEEDASWVDVYNRLYRERLLFLGQEVDSEISNQLIGLMVYLSIENDTKDLYLFINSPGGWVIPGVAIYDTMQFVRPDVQTICMGLAASMGSFILAGGEITKRLAFPHARVMIHQPASSFYEAQTGEFILEAEELLKLRETLTRVYVQRTDKPLWVVSEDMERDVFMSATEAQAYGIVDVVAVVE from the exons ATGCCTATTGGTGTTCCAAAAGTGCCTTTTCGAAGTCCTGGAGAGGAAGATGCATCCTGGGTTGACGTATA CAACCGACTTTATCGAGAAAGATTACTTTTTTTAGGACAAGAGGTTGATAGCGAGATCTCGAACCAACTTATTGGTCTTATGGTATATCTCAGTATCGAGAATGATACCAAAGATCTCTATTTGTTTATAAACTCTCCCGGCGGATGGGTTATCCCTGGAGTGGCTATTTATGATACAATGCAATTTGTGCGACCAGATGTACAGACAATATGCATGGGATTAGCCGCTTCAATGGGATCTTTTATCTTGGCCGGAGGAGAAATTACCAAACGTCTAGCATTCCCTCACGCT AGGGTAATGATTCATCAACCTGCTAGTTCTTTTTATGAGGCACAAACGGGAGAATTTATCCTGGAAGCGGAAGAGCTGCTAAAACTGCGTGAAACCCTCACAAGGGTTTATGTACAAAGAACGGACAAACCCTTATGGGTTGTCTCCGAAGACATGGAAAGAGATGTTTTTATGTCAGCAACAGAAGCCCAAGCTTATGGAATTGTTGATGTTGTAGCGGTGGTTGAGTGA